A window of the Cicer arietinum cultivar CDC Frontier isolate Library 1 chromosome 6, Cicar.CDCFrontier_v2.0, whole genome shotgun sequence genome harbors these coding sequences:
- the LOC101515578 gene encoding actin-depolymerizing factor 7-like isoform X2, with the protein MANAASGMAVHDDCKLRFQELKSKRSYRFIVFKIEEQQVVVEKLGEPSESYDDFMASFPADECRYAVYDFDFTTDENCQKSKIFFYAWSPDTSRVRMKMVYASSKDRFKRELDGIQVELQATDPSEMSLDIVKGRAL; encoded by the exons ATG GCAAATGCAGCGTCCGGAATGGCTGTGCACGACGATTGCAAACTGAGGTTTCAAGAACTTAAATCGAAGAGGAGCTATCGATTCATCGTGTTCAAAATAGAAGAACAACAAGTTGTGGTTGAAAAATTAGGAGAGCCATCAGAAAGTTATGATGACTTTATGGCTAGTTTTCCAGCTGATGAGTGTCGCTATGCTGTCtatgattttgatttcacaaCAGATGAGAACTGTCAGAAAAGCAAGATCTTCTTTTATGCATG GTCGCCCGATACCTCAAGGGTGAGGATGAAGATGGTGTATGCAAGTTCTAAGGATAGATTCAAGAGAGAATTGGATGGCATTCAAGTTGAACTTCAAGCAACTGATCCAAGTGAGATGAGCTTGGACATTGTGAAAGGGCGAGCCCTCTAA
- the LOC101515578 gene encoding actin-depolymerizing factor 7-like isoform X1, whose translation MHEVFGQANAASGMAVHDDCKLRFQELKSKRSYRFIVFKIEEQQVVVEKLGEPSESYDDFMASFPADECRYAVYDFDFTTDENCQKSKIFFYAWSPDTSRVRMKMVYASSKDRFKRELDGIQVELQATDPSEMSLDIVKGRAL comes from the exons ATG CATGAAGTTTTCGGGCAGGCAAATGCAGCGTCCGGAATGGCTGTGCACGACGATTGCAAACTGAGGTTTCAAGAACTTAAATCGAAGAGGAGCTATCGATTCATCGTGTTCAAAATAGAAGAACAACAAGTTGTGGTTGAAAAATTAGGAGAGCCATCAGAAAGTTATGATGACTTTATGGCTAGTTTTCCAGCTGATGAGTGTCGCTATGCTGTCtatgattttgatttcacaaCAGATGAGAACTGTCAGAAAAGCAAGATCTTCTTTTATGCATG GTCGCCCGATACCTCAAGGGTGAGGATGAAGATGGTGTATGCAAGTTCTAAGGATAGATTCAAGAGAGAATTGGATGGCATTCAAGTTGAACTTCAAGCAACTGATCCAAGTGAGATGAGCTTGGACATTGTGAAAGGGCGAGCCCTCTAA
- the LOC101515578 gene encoding actin-depolymerizing factor 7-like isoform X3 — protein sequence MAVHDDCKLRFQELKSKRSYRFIVFKIEEQQVVVEKLGEPSESYDDFMASFPADECRYAVYDFDFTTDENCQKSKIFFYAWSPDTSRVRMKMVYASSKDRFKRELDGIQVELQATDPSEMSLDIVKGRAL from the exons ATGGCTGTGCACGACGATTGCAAACTGAGGTTTCAAGAACTTAAATCGAAGAGGAGCTATCGATTCATCGTGTTCAAAATAGAAGAACAACAAGTTGTGGTTGAAAAATTAGGAGAGCCATCAGAAAGTTATGATGACTTTATGGCTAGTTTTCCAGCTGATGAGTGTCGCTATGCTGTCtatgattttgatttcacaaCAGATGAGAACTGTCAGAAAAGCAAGATCTTCTTTTATGCATG GTCGCCCGATACCTCAAGGGTGAGGATGAAGATGGTGTATGCAAGTTCTAAGGATAGATTCAAGAGAGAATTGGATGGCATTCAAGTTGAACTTCAAGCAACTGATCCAAGTGAGATGAGCTTGGACATTGTGAAAGGGCGAGCCCTCTAA